In the genome of Acanthopagrus latus isolate v.2019 chromosome 4, fAcaLat1.1, whole genome shotgun sequence, the window aaattgccacgaaaacatcacatttattacTTAATTAGTTTATAACTGGAGAGATGATTGTACAGCTCAGACATGACACTCAAATTGAAGTCACTGCCACTCCTTCCAAAATTTTAATAACTGCTGGAAGATCATGTGACACCTCATGATTTTGAAAGCAGGAAAGTCCAAATGACTGAGTGAAGAGCATAAAAACCCACGAGGTGTGACGGAGAGAAATGATACTCTCACTTCCACTTAAAAAGGCAAAGGTTCACCAGCGACAGACAAAGTGCTGGCTTGTTACATACATAAGATTAAATGTATGTGATCATGTGTTAGGAGGCTTTAGGCTTCAGGAATTCATCCCAATCAGGTGACTCAAGCCCAGGGGAGCCAGGAGGGTTAAACATGACAGATTAAGGTTGACAGTAACAATATAATGGTGAACGAAACAGTTAGCAGTGTGAGGTTGCTAAATAAGCCACATGGAAATGTCCTgagtaaacacaacattaaagcaaacaaaaaaatgtgtttttgctcttaatgctgtttgtttgacttATGATCAGTGACTGAAACCCCTCCAGTCTACTACCACTCTGTTAACTCTTtcgcaatgttttttttgtgtcacagttCATAGCCCTTACAACCCTATCTACTCTTAAATATGTGATTCAATGAGACAGAGGGCAGGGGAGACCACTGTCTACAGACTGTTCCTTTTGCTAGTCTGAGGCGGCACCTAAACGCCAAACTTAATTCAAACTTCTAGCGATTTAAGAATGGCTTGTTCATTCCGAACTCTTAACAAGCCGTAGACAAAGAACGAAAAGTGCAAATGATCAGTGAGTGTCCTCTTTGTAATTCGGCATTGGACTAAAGCAACATCAAAGTGAAACATTCGCCATACACCACATTTTCACTGAGATTTAAGGGTAATGTTAATGCCCCATCTTCACTGAAGGACTACATAATTGTAACCGCTCAGTCTACTATCATGCTGAACACCAAGCAAACGCTaacagctgcttgtgttttattaGTGTCAACTTACCTGTCCCGTTTGTGTCTCTGAACCACTTGACTCGAGCAGGGATGAAACcgaaaaacaaagttaaaagaAGTAACCCGATCAGGGCGCCTATTTTCACCTGCAGCAGATAGTCCATGTTGTGCCTTAAACTGTCAGTTTAAGAATGAGACTGACTCTTTAACTGCGCTATCATTTGATTAGCTAGTATTAAGCAAGCGGAAGCCTGCTGACCGATACaaagacaggagcagaggagcagccTCCCGTGTTGATGTTTGGAAAGCGCCCGagtgcctctgctgctgttcaggcTACGGCGGCCGAGAGAGACAAAAACCGTATGgaggagggaaaatgaaaatggcgCCCCCATCTCTTTACGACCCCTCTATAAGTGTATTAAACTAGGAGTACGGATTGTTTTAAgattatcccccccccccttttttcattACATCAGACCCTTTATCAATACCCACAGGTCTGACTAAATTCAGAACGTCAAATTAAGGGGACTGTCTGCTAtgaggagcactgtgtagttttgaggaGAAGATATTCAAACTAAGGCacatgaggtaataatacaaaacctaaatatttgtgtttccCATAACTGAGTGAACAAGCTATTCTCAGGggaaaatgaggtccccagaacactgtttgaagcgaGAAAGGCGGCATTTCACTTCGCGTAGAAAGTGGGAAAGCGTTTTTTATACAGAATAATATTAATCGTATAGGTGCAGTGTCTTTGCTACGTTGTTGTTTCTATTTTATTAaagactaaaaataaaataaaaatagcattaCTTTGCCTAATAAGGGTGTATTAGAAGTGACCAGCAGATGGCGCACTGGCGCCAAACTCCCCCATCTGTCGCAACACTGGAGGACGCGGAGTTGATGACGACATATTCATGCGCCGGATATGTTGATTCCCAGAAATCCCAAATGCTGATGTGTTACAAGCAATTCCACCGCTGATAGACTTTAGAGTTTGATTTTTGATGCTGTAATACAACAAACGGAGAGGAGCGGCGGCGGGTCACAGGTCGATGTCAAAGAAGAGGCCGAGGAAGAGATCAGCAGCAGCGGGTCAGAGAGCCGATGGCGGTGAGAGAAGCTCACACATGCAGCTGCACCACTGACACATGAGTCACTTCTACATTCACTGCTACGTTACAGTAATAAGTATCTTATCTGATTGATGGCAGCTTCTTCTACAGACTGAATGTTTCACAAAGCTGAACCACAGCTACGACACGCCAGAATGCTACACAGATCATCTAAGCAGGTTCAGTCACACCCAGACTTTAGATTTAATAGCATGATTTCATTAAACATCATACGTTGTATTTACGGTATACAACCGTGTGACAGGGTACTACCATTGCCAATGAACATCTACATTTACATCTACTTATTGTGAGTTCTATATGTGTCATGATTTAGTAAGCATGGACATTTTTGTATTACAtcttcactgtaaaaaatgatGATGCGCCAAACAAGCACGTCCCCTCACATCTGGACATTATGATTTGAAGGCATCTCTGTAGTGCCACAGTGTTTCATTTATTAAGACATATTGTGACAGGTACATATCTGACACATTCACCTTCTGCAGTTCAGACTTTGCAGGTGGCTATATTACAATCTcgataatattttgattaaatgttcagctgtacaaagttttgtttgaatCTATTCAACtcatttttacacacaaaaaagggaATCTAGAGTTAAATGTTTCACTTGAATGGCACTCAGCACTGAGTTTTCTTTAATGGTGTAGTTTGGAAAataattttaacatttgcaaTATAAATGaagtaatgatacaaactcattcataactaaataaacaagctgttgtcagagaaaaataaggtcccagaaaCCTGTTcgaagctagagaggtggcagggtccgccacatataaacagtagTATGAGATTACGTTTATTTAGTcattgtaaaaaacaaatagagtttgtgtatttagtttcAGTAggtaaaaaaatcagtcagtgaagatctttctctaaTGATTGAAATTTCCTCTGCaaactacagaatgctcctttaaccGCAATTTAAGCACACCAGACCCAGGATCTGCATCAGATTATACTCACTTGTTGATGCCACATACATACTCCTGATATTTCTTTATAAGATCTGTGCATCATTCCTTGAGAACTTCACAAACAATGTGGACAAACATCTCTGCCTTACAATTTTACAGAAATTGAGACTATAAATACCTGGATCCGTTCCGTTATCAGAATCCACACTAAAAGTTATCAGCATCCATTGTGGGCCGAGAACCATCTTCCAACAGACaggggtgaaaacacaacctccttaAAATAAGATGACGAAAGCAATCGCTTTCATCCCCTTTTACAGAAATTTTCAGTCAGGAACATCACACCGAAAACTTCCAGTGTGGAAAGTTAAGTGAGATCTCAGTTATTATTACTGAGTGTAAATAGTGACAATGTCTGATCCATTTACTGCCTTCAGAAAGCAGGAGGTCTGTCAGAGTACCATCAGAGAGGCATGTCTGAAACACCTGTTTTGCACCTGCTTTTACTCAAAATGCATTCATTGGTTAATATGGTTGAAAACCAGTCTGATGTCACTAAAACTGATCTCTGTGTTTCACCCAACAGCCCAAAGGTAAAGTTGGCACGAAGGGAAAGAAGCAGATCTATGAGGAGAACGAGGCAACGCTGAAGTTCTACACAAGAGTCATCCTCGGAGCTAATGTAAGAACATCAACGCTGcgtttgtgttgtgaaatgtttaaatgtcaagaGGCGGGATGCTGCAGTCTTTGGAACCAGTTgacgtttgacattttttgtttttgtaaatggattatcaaaatagttgcaaAGTAGTTTTCAGTTGATCGACTAATTTATTAGTAACTTAAAGGTTCCTGCTTGTCCTTTGCAGGCAATATATGCTGCTGTAAATCTCCTGGTTTTCTACAGTTCATCTACATTTTGGACATGGGTGAGTGTATTTTTACAAGGTGATTTAATATCCACATATCCAGATATCTAATGAATTTTCCTGTGATATCAAACCCTTCCTGGTGCTAACCTAAACCTTGTATTCCTCCTGTAGCTTCTGCTCATGTTTGCACTAGCAGTGTATGTCGGGAGCTACCGCTCCATGTCGGCTATGGCCAAGCCGGTGTTTGCTGAGGATGGAAGTCTCCTGGATGGAGGAATCGACTTAAACATGGAGCAGGGAATGGCAGAGTGAGTCATCCCcagaaaacaaatatatcaGGATGAGAGAGACCATATTTTGTCAACGtgcactgtaaaaaacacaagtggaaGTCTTTTCacagattatttaaaatgtttgatcaaacattcacattcagagGATTCACAGGTATTTACGACGCTGGATGCTTCAGCTGAGAAATATGGAGCCAGAATGAAAATGGACTATTATTTGCACTCTGTAGAAGATGGAAAAACGTCTCTATTACAAACCCTGCGACAAACTATTTTTGAATGCCATTTCACCGCAGGGGTCAGAGATCTAACCACCAGTCTGATTAGTGAGCAGCTGCTCTGCCATCCCATGTACTCCTCACTCCACAAGTCTCGGTTTGAGGTTGTCAGCGCTGTAACGCTTGAGTACTCGTGCGTGAACATTAAAGCAGTTAGCACAATGTCTTATTTTACTATAGAACTGCTCCTCTTATTGTCCTGGAAGCATCTTGCAGACAGCTCTCAGCTTCTGTAGTTCCATGTTCAGGAGATTTTATTGAAACATTAACTCATTACATCTTTATGAAGACCACATTTCGCCTACCTGTGAAatatgagaaataaaaatatggaaaacaCATTAGCACTAATCAATATCTTCTCTTTTTAAATCTACAAATGAACACATTCTAAAAATGACGGCAGAAATTTGTGATTGTGACACGATGTAACTGAGTTTAGCTGGTTCTATGGAGGGTGAAAAGACATCTTAGGCCTTCAGACTGAATATCACCCAGTTTAACgagaaataaatgttgaaatccCAGTTGGTGCTCATAGGAAGGTGGTGCTTTCCATGCTCAAACAGTCTCATTAAGATAAGGGCTTAAAATATTACTGTTTACTGTACCTTTTTAAAATCCTAATTATGTatttgcttgcttttgtttctATCCTAAATGCCATTTATTATAATCTTTAAACATTGATTTGgcttggttttggtttgttttaatgccatttaacacaacatttaaagttttgtcttgtctttccTTGCTGAAGAGCACAAAGTGCCTCTTGTGTGTGCGTAGAAAAACGAtcatttattgtgtgtttgttgtgacttTAGGCACCTGAAGGACGTCATCCTGCTCACAGCCATAGTACAAGTCCTCAGCACCATCTCCTCTTATTTCTGGTATCTTTGGCTGCTGGTAAGAGCTTGTGCAGAACATGTTCTCCTTTTAGTTTGCCGTTATATTTCTGTGATTCATGTCTCATAATTTGATCtcgtcctctgtgtgtgtgtcaggcccCGGCCAGAGCCCTGCACCTGCTGTGGGTGAACTTCCTGGGCCCCTGGTTTATGGCAGAAAGTCCGTCAGCACCAGAGGAAGTGAAtgagaagaagcagagaagaCAAGAACGCAGACAGATGAAGAGATTCTGATGCTGCGGAGCAGACGGAGCagtatttttttatacacagaATCTAATATACAGATAGTGAGGGACTCATAAGTTATTTAGGAAGAAATGTTGTTATTGAGTTAAAGTCGATCTGAATCTGATACTATGGGAtcttgttttccatgtttgttttctttctgctttctcCTGTAATCAAATTTCTCCCTAaattatgaaatgaaatcatCCCTATTTAGATAATGTCACAATCCAAATATCGTTTGTCCTCATGCAGAGATTTGAGGGTTTTACTGCTGCACAGTCCCATCACAGTGCAGATTTCCATCAGATATTCTCGTGGGAACGACCCT includes:
- the tmem208 gene encoding transmembrane protein 208 — translated: MAPKGKVGTKGKKQIYEENEATLKFYTRVILGANAIYAAVNLLVFYSSSTFWTWLLLMFALAVYVGSYRSMSAMAKPVFAEDGSLLDGGIDLNMEQGMAEHLKDVILLTAIVQVLSTISSYFWYLWLLAPARALHLLWVNFLGPWFMAESPSAPEEVNEKKQRRQERRQMKRF